The Chlorocebus sabaeus isolate Y175 chromosome 28, mChlSab1.0.hap1, whole genome shotgun sequence genomic interval CATTCAAGTACTGATAGGCATTCTTCCTCTGCCCCTCCTGCCCCCGATGTTGGCTCTGTGGCTTCCTTCCAAGACTTCTTCCTCTGGGACCCACTCTCGGCAAACCTTCTTTGGTGGCCACACTCATGAGAGCCAGTTTCCATTCTGTGCTTTAAGGGTGCTGAGTGAGGGCCTGGGGCAGGGCGGGACAGAGCTTGAAAAGGACCAAAGGAATTGAAGGGGTGGGATGGGGACATGTGGAGTCAAAAAGGACCCTtctgaccaggcgtggtggttcattcccgtaatctcagcactttgggaggccaaggcgggcagatcactcgaagccaggaatttgagaccagcctggccaacatggtgaaacactgtctctactacaaatacaaaaattagctgagtgtggcgggcgcctgtaatcccagctactcaggaggctgaggcagaagaatcacttgaacccaggaggcagaggttgcagtgagccaggatcgtgccactgcactccagcctgggcgacagggcaagactctgtctcaaagaaaagaagaagaaaggaagaccCTTCTGACTTGTACATTTAGCTGACGAAACTTTGAGAAGGTATACATGTCAGACAACATTGAACTAGATGGTCACTAAAATGCCTTTGTTAAAAATACTGAggtcaggcacaatggctcatgcctgtaatcccagcactttgggaggccgaggcaggtggatcgcttgagctcaggagttcgagaccagcctgtgcaacatggcaaaaccccatctctacaaaaaatttaaaaaattagctaggcatggtggtgtatgcctgtagtcccagccacttgggaggctgagatgggaggatcgcttgagcttgggaggttgaggctacagtgagctgagattgtgccactgcactccagcctgggagacaagagtgagaccttgtctccaaaaaaaaaaaaaacctgaaattgcTGCCCCAGGGAGTCAGAGTGGCCTGTGGTCAAGACTGTGCCAGCAAAGGGGAGATTCACACAGGTACAATCTGTCTTGTTGCTCCCAGaaggggtgggagaagggagtgCCCCTTCTCCCACCAGTGGACTTGCTGGGGGGACAGTTTTCACCCTGTCTTCTCCTACCATGTGCTTCCCCCCAGCTGATGTGAGTGTCTGTGAAAAGCACACTCACGGATCCATTAGCCTAACCAAAGGTTATTAGGAATATTTTACTAGAGGAAATTATATGCATGTAGATCTCCCttggtggaatttttttttttttttttttttttgagacagagtcttgctctgtcgcccaggctggagtgtggtggctggatctcgactcactgcaacctccacctcctgggttcaagcagttctcctgttctcctgctgcagcctcccgagtagctgggactataggtgcatgccaccatgcccggctaatttttgtgtttttagtagaggcagggtttcaccatgtcccttggttctttttttgtttgtttttgtttcttgtttatttgtttttgagacggagtctcgctctgtcgccgggctggagtgcagtggcattatctcagctcactgcaacctccacctttcaggttcaagtgattccccggcctcagcctcccaagtagctgggactacagcgcacgccaccacacccggattttttgcattttattaaagatggggtttcaccatattggccaggatggtctcgctctcctgacctcgtgatccacttgcctcaacctcccaaagtgctaggattacacgcacGAGCCAACGCGCCCAGCCATCCTTTGATTTTATTAAATCAACATATTCCTGGAAAAGTGGCCAGAAAGCGTTGCCTTCCATTACAAAATGGAAAACGTGATGTTATAGGGAGAAGAGATATTGAAATCAGATTTGGGAATAGAGAATGCCGCCTCAGGTCACATATAGAAAGAAGAATTGGGATTTTCCAATAGCACCATAGTAACACTCAAAATGAGAAACTCATGGTGGACGTGGTGTGGAAAGAGAAGCGTAGTAACGGAGTGGTGCTGTTTATGCAGGGCCTCCCAGCtttatgcctcccaaagtgttgggattacaggcatgagccatcacgcccagctcaGTTAGTCCTTTGTACTCAGGAATGACAATCTCAAACACTCCCAGTCTCCTTGGTATTTTTTGTTACTTTGCAAACCAATCCTAACCTGCAGAGAGAGGGAATTTTCAGGCACCTACCAGGTTCCAGGGACTATGCCAGGGCTCTCGTTGTTGTACTGTTTAAGCAGATGGTGTGCGTATCACTGATCTATTTTATAGACAGGGCTGTGAGCCTGCAGGAGGTTGTACACCTGCCGACTGGTAGAGTTAGGTTCTGAACTGAGGACTTCCCGCCTGAAACTTAGTGGTCTCTTTGACACTTTGGTGATGTTGGGAAACTATTTGCGGTAACAATTCCAGGCagctttatataaattatttattatttacagagaaggagagttttatttatttaaggtgTGGCTGTAACTGAGGTCGGAGTTCAGCATGGGGTTGGTGGCTTGGCCATTGGAACCAACCCCATGCTGAACTGGTTCAGTGGTTTCTACTGGAGGGTGATTAAGCACAAGAGACTTCTCAGGATGGTCAGGGAGCCCCCGGCACCCCTGCTGGTGTCAGTGCCGAGATCAGAGCATGGGGCCTGTGTAAAGGGAAGCTCCAAGGAAGGATCAGGGAGCTGGGGTCCAGAGGGAGGTCACCAGCAGTCCCTgggcctccttccttccttccttccttccccgcccttccttgtttccttcgctctttctctgtctttctttcgacatggcccaggctggagcacagtggtatgatctcggctcactgcaacctccacctcctgagttcaagcgattctcctgcctcagcctcctgagtagctgggactacaggcacggggcaccacacctggctaattttttgtatttttagtagaggcaggctttcgccatgttgctcaggctggtttcgaacttctgagcgcaagcaatctgcccacctcggcctctcaaagtgctgggattataggcatgagccaccgtacccggccaccTGGGCACATTTCCAagccacccccagcccctgcagcATTTCAGTTTCTGCTGGGCTGCTATCATTACTTGATCCAGCACTTTTGGGCTCCTGCTAAGAGTGTGTTAGTGTATCTTTGAGGGCAGGTAAGGGGCAGGTCCTGGGGTCTGGACCAGAGAGCTTCCTGTAGATGTTTCTCTCTTGGCTTCCTGCCATTTCTTCCGCAGGTGGCAGTGGTGGGAGTGAGagtcaggaggaggaagagcctCAGGAGGGGAGCTGCAGTCCACAGCGGCCAGCAGTCTTGGCCCCAGTGGGGGCCAGTGAAATCGCTGAGGAAACCCAGCCAGGACAACAGGAATTGCAACTGCAGCAGTTAGAACAGCAGCCCAAACCGCAGCAACAGCCACAGCAGGAGCAACTGCAACAGCCGCAACCACACCTAGAACTGCAACAACAGCCGCAGCAAGACGGGCAACAACAGCTATCTCAACTACAGCAGGAAAAACACCAATCCACGCACCATCAGGAACTGAAACCTGAACTGCAGCTAATGCACCAGCAGCAACAGGTACAGCCACAGCAAGTGCAAGAGCAACAGCCAttacagcagcagcaggagcagttGCAGCCACAGCAGGAGCCGTTACAGCCACAGCAGGAGCCATCACAGTCGCAGCAAGCACAAGAGCAACAGCCGTTGCAGCAGCAGGAACAGCTACAGCAGCAAGTGCAAGAGCAACAGCTGTTACAGCAACAGCAGGAACAGTTACAACAGCAGCAGCTGCTACAACAGCAGGAACAATTACAGCAGCAACAGTTTCAACAGCAGCAGGAACAgctacagcagcagcagcagcagctactGTTGCTGCAGCAGCAGGAACAGTTACAGCAGCAACTGTTGCAGCAGCAGCAGGCACAGTTACAACAGCAACTGCTGGAACAGCAGCAGGCACAGTTACAGCAGCAGCTACTGCTGCAGCAGCAGGAACaattaaagcagcagcagcaacagcagctgtTGCAACAGCAGCAGGAACAATTGCAACAGCAACAactgcagcctcctcccctgGAGCccgaggaggaggaagaggtggagctGGAGCTCATGCCGGTGGACCTGGGGTCGGAGCAGGAGCTGGAGCAGCAGCGGCAGGAGTTGGAGCGGCAGCAGGAGCTGGAACGGCAGCAGGAGCAGCGGCAGCTGCAGCTCAAactgcaggagcagctgcagcagctggaGCAACagctggagcagcagcagcagctagagcagcagcagctggagcAGCAGGAGGTGCAGCTGGAGCTGACCCCGGTGGAGCTGGGCGCCCAGCAGCAGGAGGTGCAGCTGGAGCTGACCCCGGTGCAACCGGAGCTGCAGCTAGAACTGGTGCCAGCCGCAGGGGGTGGCGGAGCGGCAGTCCCCGGGGCTCCAGCCGCGGTCGTGGTGGCTCCCCCAGGCTACGTGGTGCTGCAGGAGCTCATGGTGCTGCCAGCCGTGGCAGCGCCGGCCGTGGTGGCCATCCCGGGCCCGGCAGGCAGCGCGGCATTGACTCCCGCACGGCAGCGGCGGCGACGGCGCGCCAGGGACCGGCCGACTATCTGCGGGGAATGCGGCAAGGGCTTCAGCCGCAGCACGGACCTGGTGCGCCACCAGGCCACGCACACAGGTGAGCGGCCACACCGCTGCGGCGAGTGTGGCAAGGGCTTCTCGCAGCACTCGAACCTGGTAACGCACCAGCGCATCCACACGGGTGAGAAACCCTACGCCTGCTCCTACTGCGCCAAGCGCTTCAGTGAGAGCTCGGCGCTCGTGCAGCACCAGCGCACGCACACCGGGGAGCGACCCTACGCCTGCGGGGACTGCGGCAAGCGCTTCAGCGTCTCCTCTAACCTGCTGCGCCACCGGCGCACGCACTCGGGCGAGCGGCCCTACGTGTGCGAGGACTGCGGCGAGCGCTTCCGACACAAGGTGCAGATCCGCCGCCACGAGCGCCAGCTGCACGGCGCGGGCCGCTCCAGGGGCCTCGGCCTGTTGCGCACCTCGCGGCCCGCAGCCCTTGGTGGCCCAGCCCGTGCAGAGCAGGCCGCCACGGCCACTGCGCCCGCAGACAAGGCGCTGTGAGAGCCGCGATCGGGGCTGCCTGGCCAGGAGGGGACCCCCTATCCGCCTCCACCTGAAAAACTCCTTGACCCGGGTTCATGGGCGCTGGAGGCATCCTGGAATATCCCTGGAGTAAAAAGcttccaccatcaccatcatcatctcccAGATTCCCTGAGGAAATACCAGGTTCACAGATTCACCACCAGAAAGAAAACATCCGCCAAAACAGAAGTGGACTGGGACTGAAACAGCACGCGGGACACGTTTGTCTGCCCTTGGAGGGGCCTGCCAAAAATTTTTGCTCCGGGAAAACTGGACTTACTACGAACGAGGAAAAACTCCCAGTGGCGAGACGATTAATGACACTGGCCAAGGACTGGATACCCACCAGGCGATCAAAGACGTGGTGAGACACACATGGAAAAGCTTCGATCCTGGCGAAAATGATCCCAAGGAAAAATTCGGGGAAGAAGCAAACTTGTTTGCACTATGTAGAAACTGAGCAAGGCATTGAATCGTCCTCAGTGGCATTTGCCTTGAAAATACTTTCCAAGATGAAAATTCATCAGGGTGGGTATAATTCTGATGAAAACGCCTGTGTTCATCAACACAGGGTCAGAGCGCT includes:
- the ZNF853 gene encoding zinc finger protein 853 isoform X2, with the translated sequence MEVGPATETFVLELRCLEDGRPGPDTLSGGSGGSESQEEEEPQEGSCSPQRPAVLAPVGASEIAEETQPGQQELQLQQLEQQPKPQQQPQQEQLQQPQPHLELQQQPQQDGQQQLSQLQQEKHQSTHHQELKPELQLMHQQQQVQPQQVQEQQPLQQQQEQLQPQQEPLQPQQEPSQSQQAQEQQPLQQQEQLQQQVQEQQLLQQQQEQLQQQQLLQQQEQLQQQQFQQQQEQLQQQQQQLLLLQQQEQLQQQLLQQQQAQLQQQLLEQQQAQLQQQLLLQQQEQLKQQQQQQLLQQQQEQLQQQQLQPPPLEPEEEEEVELELMPVDLGSEQELEQQRQELERQQELERQQEQRQLQLKLQEQLQQLEQQLEQQQQLEQQQLEQQEVQLELTPVELGAQQQEVQLELTPVQPELQLELVPAAGGGGAAVPGAPAAVVVAPPGYVVLQELMVLPAVAAPAVVAIPGPAGSAALTPARQRRRRRARDRPTICGECGKGFSRSTDLVRHQATHTGERPHRCGECGKGFSQHSNLVTHQRIHTGEKPYACSYCAKRFSESSALVQHQRTHTGERPYACGDCGKRFSVSSNLLRHRRTHSGERPYVCEDCGERFRHKVQIRRHERQLHGAGRSRGLGLLRTSRPAALGGPARAEQAATATAPADKAL
- the ZNF853 gene encoding zinc finger protein 853 isoform X1, with translation MLHQPTPGNPGLTARMEVGPATETFVLELRCLEDGRPGPDTLSGGSGGSESQEEEEPQEGSCSPQRPAVLAPVGASEIAEETQPGQQELQLQQLEQQPKPQQQPQQEQLQQPQPHLELQQQPQQDGQQQLSQLQQEKHQSTHHQELKPELQLMHQQQQVQPQQVQEQQPLQQQQEQLQPQQEPLQPQQEPSQSQQAQEQQPLQQQEQLQQQVQEQQLLQQQQEQLQQQQLLQQQEQLQQQQFQQQQEQLQQQQQQLLLLQQQEQLQQQLLQQQQAQLQQQLLEQQQAQLQQQLLLQQQEQLKQQQQQQLLQQQQEQLQQQQLQPPPLEPEEEEEVELELMPVDLGSEQELEQQRQELERQQELERQQEQRQLQLKLQEQLQQLEQQLEQQQQLEQQQLEQQEVQLELTPVELGAQQQEVQLELTPVQPELQLELVPAAGGGGAAVPGAPAAVVVAPPGYVVLQELMVLPAVAAPAVVAIPGPAGSAALTPARQRRRRRARDRPTICGECGKGFSRSTDLVRHQATHTGERPHRCGECGKGFSQHSNLVTHQRIHTGEKPYACSYCAKRFSESSALVQHQRTHTGERPYACGDCGKRFSVSSNLLRHRRTHSGERPYVCEDCGERFRHKVQIRRHERQLHGAGRSRGLGLLRTSRPAALGGPARAEQAATATAPADKAL